The Verrucomicrobiota bacterium genome segment GGGCTCTGGGTTGGACCTACGGAGACCCCAACAGCTTGCGGCCGGTCGGATTCATTCCATCGCTGATCGGGGCGATCATTCTTCTGGTGATTTATCATGCCATCCGCGGACGCAGGAGTTGATGCGGATCAAACGTAAACGCGTGACTAACCACAGGGTCGACAGCGGCCCTGGGGGTGCGGTTCCTTGCGAGCTGCTCAAGCCCGGGGCATGCGTTCGGCCGGAGCGTCTGGCTAACCCCATCTGGGCGCGGCGGCCGTGTTTGTGGCGGACTGATACCATTTCGACGGCCATGGAGGTAAAATTTTGCCTTCCTTCCCGGGTACCCTGCCAGCGTTACACCTATTGGACCGTATACACCGGCTAAGCCAAACGGGCCGGTAGACGGTTTGATGGCCTGAAGGGCCAAAGGAACATAGCCCAGGGTTTACCCCGCATCCATTTAGTTAAGGGCCGCTGGATGGGGGCGCTTTGGTCCCGAAGGGACGGCTGAGGTTAGCCAAGGACTTCGGTCCCTGTGAAGGCGTTCCCCCCGGGGTTGCGTCCCCTCGGGACGCCTGAAGGCGGGCGCCGGGCCACAGGCGGGCGCCAAAGGTTGGGCGCCGTTCGGGTGTTCGTCGCCGAGGGTCGGGCCGGGTTTGGCCGGCCGCTTGGGAGCCGGCACCCTGCGGGGCAGCGTTTCAGGCGTCCCTACAGGACGCGATCGCTCTTAAATGCCCCGTCCAGGGACTGAAGTCCCTGGCTAACCTCAGCCGTCCCTTCGGGACCAAAGCGCCCCCATCCAGCGGCCCTTAACTAAATGGATGCGGGGTAAACCCTGGGCTATGTTCCAGCGCCCCTTCGGGGCTGAAATCCGGTCGAGATGTTACCGGGATAATCGTCTAAATGGTATGAGGGGATGAATACTTCTCAAGAAGGGGCCGTTCGAAGCCGACGAACCCGGCAAGAGGTTCGGTTCAGCAATTGGTGAGCGCCTTCCCCGCCAGTGGGTTTACCCGCCCGGGGCTTCTGCCGGCAGCCCTGCTCAGGGCGCACTCTTCCACTTTCGAACATCGGGCGCACCCCTGAACGTGCTCCCCGGGTCGGAATGACGCTCAAGTCTTGCCTTCCCCAGGGCCAGGCGCTTGCGGTAGGATGATGGGCAATGCTTTGGACAATCATTGTTGTGTTGGTAGTGCTGTGGGCGCTGGGGTTGATCGGTCACGTGGGCGGCGCCCTGATTCACCTCTTGTTAGTCATCGCGGTGATCGTGCTGGTGGTGCGGCTGGTTCAAGGCCGCGCGCCTTGACGCAAGCGGGCGTCAACGGTGGGGAGAGCCGTTCGGGTGTTCGTCGCCGAGGGTCGTGCCGCGTTTGGCCGGCCGTTTGGGAGTCGGCACCCTCCGGGGCAGCGTTTCAGGCGTCCCGACGGGACGCGATCGCTCTTAAATGGCCTCACAGGGACTGAAGGCCCTGTGCCTGTGCGGGCGTTCCCCAGGGGTTGAGGTGCCTGCCAGATTTACACCTATCAGACCGTATAAACGGTCTAGGCCCAACGGGCCGGCAGAACATAGCCCAGGGTTTACCCTGGGAACGCACCCCTCCCCGATCGAGCCCTGAAGGGGCGGAAGAACCCGCGAGCCACGCCTTCTGCCGCCCCTTCAGGGCTGGATCATGATTTTACGGTTACCCAGGGTAAACCCTGGGCTATGTTCTCTTGGCCCTTCGGGCCGTAAGACGATCATGGCTGTCCCCGCGCTGCCCTCAAAAAATGCGGGTAAAGCTCAGGGGTAAACCCTGGGCTATGTTCTGCCGGCCCGTTGGGCCTAAAACCGATTCAACCAAGTGCGGAGCATCCTCCGGCGGCGACACCCCCCTCCAGCCGGCATTCTACCGAGATAGCTGCCTGAATGGTATAGGATCAGCCGTCCCTGCGGGACGAAGGCCACGCCCGGCCGTCTCACTCGTGCAACGAGCAGCTCCACCAACTTCAAAACCGGTGTAAATGGCACTACCGGTCACAACCCCACCGTCGGTGAAAATTCCGGGTTACGGGGTGCGCGGGGCGTAAACGCGGACGTAATCGACCAGGAGCCTGGAAGGGCTGGGCGTTTTATCGATCGGCCAGCCACCGCCCAAGGCCAAATCGACCATGACGTACAAGGGGAGCTTCGCCTCCGGGAAGACCGGCGTGTTCCAGACCTCGTTCGCGTCGATGTAGAAATGAATACGGGCATCGTCGATCAGGCAGGAAAAGACGTGCCAGTCGGCGCTTAAATCAGCCGTTTTGGTTGAATGGCCCTCGCCCAATCCGTGGGCGGTGTTCCAAAGATGGACGTTCTGGTGGGCGACGGTCATGTCCACCCCGTAGGCTTCCAGGATGTCGATCTCGGCGGAGGGACCTTTTTTGATCCCGCCCACGCTGCTCAACCAAAACGCCGGCCACACGCCCGGACCGCTGGGGCATTTCATCCGGCATTCCCAGTAACCCATGGCCTGTGAGAATCCCCGGCCTTCGGTGTCGACGCTGGAAAGGAGGCCGCTGCGCCAGTGGTTTTGCCGGGAGGGATCCTGCCAGGCGGTAATCGTCAGGATTCCGCCCGCGACCGAGAAAGGGCTCAGCAACTTGCCGTCCGGTCCCTTGCCGTCCGCCGGCCCGCTGAACCACGCATCGCCGAAATCGCCCGAGTAGGGGGTATGACAGATCCAGCGGGTGATGCCGCGTCCGTCCCAGCCGGTTCCGCCCGCGATGCTCAAAGGTTTGTCAAACTCTTCGTTGAAAGTAAGCCGGTAGTCGTCCAGCCCCGCGACCACCGGACGCGGGCCGGCCGGTGTAGCGCCGGCGCCGGAGGAAGGAACCGGGTCAGCCAGGACGGCCAACGCAACCGGACCGGCCAGGAGGAGAGTCAGGAGCATGGATCTTAGCGACTTCATTCGGGCATCTTTAGCGTGCTTTCGTCACCTGCTCGATGCACGGGTCACGAGCCGGGCAGGTGGAACGCAACCGAGGCGACACCAGGATTTTCCCAGGCGTACGCTGCGGAAACCGCCTCGTTGATGCCCTGACGCCGGCGCGGCACAATGGGTGCCCTTCGAGAATGGCCTCTCCAACCAGCGGTGCCCGCCGGTCGGGTGGCCGGCGGGCCTTCCTTGATTCAGTTCAGGCCCCACACGTTATCACCTCTGAACCGGTGGGCGGCGCGGGCCGGTTTTTGAAACGGCGGTTCGAGCGATTCCTTCGCCGGCCGCGATGGTTCCGGGGGCGTTGCCTGCGCGCTTTGGGCCTCCGTGGCGGCCACCTCTTGTCGGGCGTCTTCGATCCCGTTCCGAAAAGCGGCCACCGCCACCAACAGAACCGTTCCCCCGAGAAGGGGGCTCGCCCAACTCACCTGCACCAACGCCGTCGCCACAGCCACGGCAAGAATGCAAAGCACCAGCGGTACCAGGGGCGTCGGTTCGCTGCCGCAGCGTTCGCCTTCGCGCTCGGGCCGGGTTGGTTTGTAAAAACAGGAAACAGCCATCAGAGCCTCCGGTTTCGGGGTGCACCAGTCATGGACCATTCGCAGCGGTCGGTCCTCAAGGTTTGGTGCGAGTTTTTTTCGTCATCGGCGGGCGAAATCCGAAAGGAGGTCAAACGACCCCGCCTCGGCCTCGCCGTCCGCAGACGTTTTACCCCGCCCGGTTCCAGCCCCGCCCCTGATCGCCGAACCCCTCACAACCCGTGTCGGTAACCGCGACGGTATCCTCGAGCTTGATGAACCCGCGTCCGGGATGCTTCATCGTGGTCTCGATGGAGATGACCATGCCGGTCTCCAACGGCCGGGCCCCGTCGTAGCCGTTGTAAGACTCATTGTCGATCAAGCGCGGCGCTTCATGACTGATCAGGCCAATGCCGTGCGCCATGAAATCCAGGTAGGCTCGGTGAGGCGAGGCGTCAACCAACTCGTGGACGGCCGCGAAGATCTCGGATCCCGTCGCACCCCGGCGAATCGGGCGGCGTGCCCGCTGTTGAATCTCGTCAACCGCACCAAGAAGGTCCGCCAGTTCGGCGTCAGGCTCGCCCAGAATGCCCATCCGGCACAAATCCCCCAGGTAACCCTGATAGCTCCCCCCGGAATCAAGTGAAATGATGTCGCCGGCCTCGAGACGCTGGCCGGAGGGCGCGCGGTTGAGGTTGGTGCCGGCCGTGATCAGGCAGTAATCGAAGGTCAGCCCCCGCCCGACTTCCTCTCGCCGTAACCGGTCGACGACCTCAGTTTTCGTCTGGCCAGGCGCGCACCCGTCAAACGCCGCGAGCATCGAGGCCACGACGCGTTCGGACGCCTCGCGCAATTGCGTGAGCTCGGCTTGTGTCTTGCACGCGCGCAGCCGTTCCAACGGGAACCCGGCGTCGACGATCCGGCACTGGCTGAGCCCGTCCCGGAGCGCCTGGGCCGCATCCCAGGGGAGGAATGGCGCCTCGACGCCAACCTTGCGAACCGGTCCGGGCAAACCCTTGATGTACTCGATCGCGCTTTGAGCCGCGCCGGTACTGGTGCTGACGGCTGTCTCGATCACCCGAGGCCAGAATTTGCCGAGCTCCTTCTCGTAATCCTCGAGCTCGGAGCCGATATAGGCCGTGTTGTCAGGGCGGCCCTTCTGATAGACCACGACCGGCAGATAGCGGCTTACCCCCATGGCATCCATGTGCTCGAAGAAAAAGAAGCGATAGCCACCCAGCAGGTATTGCACGTTGTGCTTGGAGGTCACCACGAGAACGTCGACACCCTCGTCGTCGAGCAAGGCGTCGAGTCGCGCCGTGTCAAAGGGCGCAGCCTTTACCGCATCATGTTGAGCTTTGTTCATGTCCACAGATAAAACAGAATCGTCCGCAGAACACGCAGACCACGCAGAAAAGAGAAAGCATCCACAGATTACACAGATGAAGGTCACACGGTCACGCGGCGGCCGCAGCGGAGAAGAATCACACGGCGCCGCGGCGGAACACGGCGACCACGGCGGGAAGAGGAAAGGGTTTAGCGTTCGGGGCTCGGCGCGGCATCTTGGGGGTAGGTGCGAGTGCCAAGCTTGGAACCCAGCCTTCCCGCCGTGTGACCCTTAGTCTGTGTAATCTGTGTAATTTGTGGATGTTTTCTCTTTTCTGCGTCCTTCTGCGTGCTCTGCGGATGATTCTTTTAATCTGTGGATCCGCCGTGGTCGCCGTGGCTCGCCGTGGTCGCCGTGTGAACTCTTACGTTGTGCCCGCCAGACCCGCTGTGGCCACCGTGCCCGCCGTGTGACTGAGTTCCACTTACCCGGGGAACCGCTGGGGCAGTTCGTGGTTACGGTAGGCTTCGACGAGGCGTTCAAGTTGATTGATGGCCAGACGAAGCTGCCGGCCGCGCTGGCCGTGGGCCACGCGCCGCGGCCAGTCCCATTCCCGCACCACCGTACGGCTCGGAACGATATCCGCCCCCTGCTCGAGAGCAGCCTGCACCGATTCGAAATGGTGGTGCGTGGCGATGAAGGTCCGCAACGGCTCCAGCACCAGGGTAAACCCGTGATCACCGTAGGCCTCGGAAAACGCCCCGTCGATGGTCACCGCCTTGCCGCTCTTTTTCAGGGGCGACTCGCCCTTTTCGAGCCTCACCGGCACGTGGCCGTTGACGATCATGCCCGCCTCGGGATCAACGCCGAACTCGGCCAGCACTTTCTCGCAAAACCAGACTTCGTGAATCAGGCGGAAATACGGGTTCTTGGTTTCGTGATAGGTGTTTGCATCGGCCACGAAATCGCGTTCGAACGTCGTGATGCGATCCTTGCCGAACAGCGGCGACTGCGGCCCGCTCCACAGGTACCAGAACAGGTCCAAACTTTCCGGGGTATCCGGCCCGTGCTCCATCACGCGGTAAATCTCGCGCTCGATGGATTCGAAAAGCGCTTTCCCACGGTAGGGGCATCCGGCAACCGTCATCGGCAAAAATTCGCCCTGTTCATCGACCGGCACGCAGCCGTGGAAGATCAGGTGACCTTCGCGCACCAGGTGCATGTGACCGTGCGCCGCCATCCAGCGGATCTGCTCCCAGAGCTTATCGCTCGCCAGAAACGACCCGCGCAGCCGGTTCATGCATTCCTGTTCCTCGGGGCTTAACGCGTAAGGGTCTGCCGGGTCGACCGTCGGCAGGTACGCGTCCTTGAGCGGGTAAGCGGTCCCGTCCAGCTCGACGGTGCCGGCGGCGTGATCGATCCGGTGCAACAACCGCCGGTGCTCCATTCCCCACTCGGGGTGCCGCGCGATCATCTGGCCCTCAAGCTTGAACTGCATCACCGCGGCCGCCTTCTGCATTCGCGCCACAGTGATGGCTTCGCGCAACCCGATACCCTTGACGGCGAAACTCGTCGCCGGGTCATCCCCGTAGATCGTACGGGCGAGGCGATCCAGTGCCGCCAACGGGATGCCGTAACCTTCCTCCAGCTGCAACAATCGCCGGTAACGCAGGGAGATACGCAACACCTGACAGATAAGCGCTTCATGCCCCAGACACGCGCCGATCCAGGACGCGTCGTGGTTGCCCCACACCAGGGCAACTTTAGGCTGCTGCATGAGGTAATCGACGACCCGATCGCCCCGGGGCCCGCGGTCCCAGCAATCCCCGGCGATGACTAACTCGTCGATGGCCAGGTTACGGATCACCCGGCCGGTAAGGTGAATCAGGTGCAACAGACGGTCGTGACTCGCCAGCGCGTCGACGATGGCGTCGACGTAATCGCGATGGCGGTCGGTCGAAGGCGCATGCAGGATTTCGGTAAAGAGTTCCCGGTACTCAGCCGGAAAGACGCGCGTGGCGTGCCGGAGGCTGCGCCGGGCCGCCAGTACCCGTACTACGGTAAACAACTCGTACAGCGTGCGTTGCGCGTACGCTTTGCGTTCCTCGACGCTCTGCAGGGTGCGCTCGAGCCGGCCCACGACTTCAGCCGGGTAAAAGATCAGCGCCAGAAATTCACGGAAACGTTCCGGGGTCATGTGTTCCTCGAAAAGCCGCTCGACCAGGGGCCGCAGCGTGCCCGAAGCATTGTTGATGACGTGGCGCAGCTTCTGATCCTCGCCGTGAACGTCGCTGATGACGTGAATGGTGCCCTGAGGCAAGGTCAATTCGGCCGAGTAACGCGCGATCTCAGCCACGGCCGCGTCCACGTTGGGCACCTCGCGAGACAATGGGTGCAGGCTCACCAATTCGCGCTCGCGAATCACATCCTCACCGTCGGTCAGTTCCATGCCGTCCCCTTTCCTTGGTCAGTGCGCGGAACACGTTGCCGCACGCACGATGGAAATAAACCGCGGGATCGTGCCGAGGATTTTGCCCCGGGCTCCTTTACCTGCTCCCGGGGAACCGATGAAAAGATAGCAGACATACCGGTTATTCATCACGGAAGAGAAGTTGATCGTTTTGAGTCAGGCGAGGAGGGCCGCGGAGCCGTTACTTCCTGAATATCTCTGCGCCGCAATCAAGGAGGGGAACTGACCCTTAAACGGTAGAATCTCGGGTCCTGATTGTCTAGACGTATTTGCTCGGCGGGTGCCGGGTGGCGA includes the following:
- a CDS encoding lmo0937 family membrane protein; translation: MLWTIIVVLVVLWALGLIGHVGGALIHLLLVIAVIVLVVRLVQGRAP
- a CDS encoding fructose-bisphosphatase class III, with translation MELTDGEDVIRERELVSLHPLSREVPNVDAAVAEIARYSAELTLPQGTIHVISDVHGEDQKLRHVINNASGTLRPLVERLFEEHMTPERFREFLALIFYPAEVVGRLERTLQSVEERKAYAQRTLYELFTVVRVLAARRSLRHATRVFPAEYRELFTEILHAPSTDRHRDYVDAIVDALASHDRLLHLIHLTGRVIRNLAIDELVIAGDCWDRGPRGDRVVDYLMQQPKVALVWGNHDASWIGACLGHEALICQVLRISLRYRRLLQLEEGYGIPLAALDRLARTIYGDDPATSFAVKGIGLREAITVARMQKAAAVMQFKLEGQMIARHPEWGMEHRRLLHRIDHAAGTVELDGTAYPLKDAYLPTVDPADPYALSPEEQECMNRLRGSFLASDKLWEQIRWMAAHGHMHLVREGHLIFHGCVPVDEQGEFLPMTVAGCPYRGKALFESIEREIYRVMEHGPDTPESLDLFWYLWSGPQSPLFGKDRITTFERDFVADANTYHETKNPYFRLIHEVWFCEKVLAEFGVDPEAGMIVNGHVPVRLEKGESPLKKSGKAVTIDGAFSEAYGDHGFTLVLEPLRTFIATHHHFESVQAALEQGADIVPSRTVVREWDWPRRVAHGQRGRQLRLAINQLERLVEAYRNHELPQRFPG
- a CDS encoding glycoside hydrolase family 16 protein yields the protein MKSLRSMLLTLLLAGPVALAVLADPVPSSGAGATPAGPRPVVAGLDDYRLTFNEEFDKPLSIAGGTGWDGRGITRWICHTPYSGDFGDAWFSGPADGKGPDGKLLSPFSVAGGILTITAWQDPSRQNHWRSGLLSSVDTEGRGFSQAMGYWECRMKCPSGPGVWPAFWLSSVGGIKKGPSAEIDILEAYGVDMTVAHQNVHLWNTAHGLGEGHSTKTADLSADWHVFSCLIDDARIHFYIDANEVWNTPVFPEAKLPLYVMVDLALGGGWPIDKTPSPSRLLVDYVRVYAPRTP
- a CDS encoding aminopeptidase P family protein, with protein sequence MNKAQHDAVKAAPFDTARLDALLDDEGVDVLVVTSKHNVQYLLGGYRFFFFEHMDAMGVSRYLPVVVYQKGRPDNTAYIGSELEDYEKELGKFWPRVIETAVSTSTGAAQSAIEYIKGLPGPVRKVGVEAPFLPWDAAQALRDGLSQCRIVDAGFPLERLRACKTQAELTQLREASERVVASMLAAFDGCAPGQTKTEVVDRLRREEVGRGLTFDYCLITAGTNLNRAPSGQRLEAGDIISLDSGGSYQGYLGDLCRMGILGEPDAELADLLGAVDEIQQRARRPIRRGATGSEIFAAVHELVDASPHRAYLDFMAHGIGLISHEAPRLIDNESYNGYDGARPLETGMVISIETTMKHPGRGFIKLEDTVAVTDTGCEGFGDQGRGWNRAG